The Longimicrobium sp. nucleotide sequence TGGCGTCCCGGGCTGCCGGTGGAGGCGCGCAGCTCCGCGGCCCCCGCGCCCGGCTCCGGTGCGGGGCGGCCAGTGAGTGCGGCAAAGTGGTCGGCGCAGCGCTCGAACACGCGCTGCAGCCGGTCTTCGTCCCCCGCGCCAAGGGTGCGCAGGACCAGGCGGTCGGTCTCTATTTCCAGCGGCGCGGCGGGCGAGTTGTCCACGTAGGTTCTCGTCGTTGCAGAAAGATGTGCGGTGCCCCGGAGTGGCGGTTCCGGCGCCGAAAGTTGCCCCGCGGCGGGCGGGGGCGTCAAGTTGAGGGAGCGAGCGCGGCCGTGTGGCGGCGCGGAACCGAAAACGGCGGAGAGCGGCGAGCGATGCAACTGGAGAGCGCCCACTTCCTGCGGCGCGGCGACCTCGTTCGGCACGCGGACGGGCGCGAGGGAACCGTGGTGGACGCGATGGCGCTGTACGCCGTCGTGCGCTGGGATGCGGGGACGCAGGACGAAGTGGAGCAGCTGGATCCGCAGATCCTGGTGACGGAGCGCGCCTCCCGCGAGTAGCATATCCCCAACCGACCGTCCGATGAGCCACTTCGACCCGAGCTGGTGCGCGCGCCTCCACGCCCGCCCGGCGCCGCCGCCGGAGCCGCGGCCCGTCACGCCGGAGCCGGCACCTCCGCTGTTCCAGAAGCGTGAGATCCCGTCGGTGCACGAGTGCGAGCTGTGCGGGACGGTGATGTTCGATCACAACTGCAAGATCATCTGCCCCAACTGCGGCTACAAGCGAGACTGCAGCGATCCCTGAACTCGCTCCGCATCACGTGGCGTCCGTACGCACGCCCAGCCTAGTAGTCCGAGCCCCAATCTTCGACTTCCACTGAGCAGCCGAGAAGGTCCGAAAGCTCGGCCCTGTGCGCCAGGAGCCAGTCCATGAGCGGCTCGCTATGGGCCGGGGAGTGCAGGATCTCGATGGGCGGACCGCCCGGCGCAAAGACCTGGAGAAGGACGTACCCTCGACCCCGTGCCGGGCGCATGCAGCCGGCAACCGCGCGTGCAGCGGGCCACGGAGCCTGGACGCATGACCCTTTGTAGCAGAACCCGACAGTTCCCCCAGCCTCGTTCACCCAGGCGACGAGGTGCCAGAGCCGGGCCGATCGAACGTGCTCTTGGACTTCGGGAGGCACGGCCTCCACAGGAATGCAGTCAGTGCCAAGCTGGAACGGAACCGCGGTGCTCGTTTTGAGAGTCGTGACTCTCATCGGGGCCCTGACGAAAAAGTTTATCGACGCCGAGCTGGGCAGCCCGTCGGCGAACCGAGGGAGCGGAAGAAAGATACGGCTGGCCGGCAGCCGGTACCACCTGAGGGTGGGCGGGCACGACCTGACGTGTTCGGCGGCGGCGATTCGTGCAACGGCCTGTTGCACGATTGGTTCGGGAGAGTCCCCGCTTGACTCGCGTGGGAATGTCCAACAGGCTGTTGGACGATCTTCGCCGGAACGGAGCGGGCTTGTTGGACGGGGATCGAACCGCTCAATTGCCCTGGTTGTCTCGCGCCCACGCAACCCACGGATCAGCCATGAAACTGCGCACTATTCTTCCCGCCGCGCTCGCCGCGCTGCTGGCCCTTCCCGCCGCCGCACAGCGGGAGAGCGGCAGCTTCATCGTGCGGCTGGGGAACGACACCGTGGCGGTCGAGCAGTTCGTGCGCACGCCGCGCCACCTGAGCAGCCACCTGGTGTCGCGGTCGCCGCGCACCGTGCTGCGCCGCATCGACGCCGACCTGCGCGCCGACGGCTCCGTGGAGCGGGTGGTGATGCACTCGCAGGTGCTGAACGATCCCGCCGCGCTGCCGCAGGTGATCACCGTTCGCCTGGGCGGCGACAGCGCCGACGTGCGCATTGCCCGGGGCGACACCGTGCGCAACCTGCGCGTGGCCACCCCCAACGGCGCCTGGCCGTGGATCGGCGACTCGTACGCGTTCGCGGAGCTCGCACTTCGCGCCGTCCGCCCCATGCGCCGCGACTCGGTGGCGCTGCCGCTGATCTCGCCGGGCGCCCCCGCCACCACCACGGGCACCTTCCGCCGGCTGGGTCGCGACTCCGTGACCCTCCTGGCCGGGGCGGGCGAGTCGCGGATCGCCACGGATGCGGCGGGCCGGGTGCTGGGCGTCGCCAGCCCCAACAGCACGCGGAAGGTCACGGTGGAGCGAATCGCCGCCACCTCCGCGTACGACGTGGCGGCGCGGTTCGCTGCGGCCGAGCGCACCGGCCGGGCGATGGGCACGCTCTCGCCGCGCGACTCCGTCGTGGCCTCCGTCGGCGGCGCGAACGTGTCGGTGGCGTACGGCCGCCCGGCGCGGCGCGGACGGCAGATCGCGGGCGGGGTGGTGCCGTGGGGCCAGGTGTGGCGCACGGGCGCCAACAATGCTACGGCGTTCCGCACGGACCGCGACCTGGTGTTCGGCGGCACGCGCATCCCGGCGGGCAGCTACACCCTCTACTCGCTCCCCAGCCGCGACAACTGGCTGCTGATCGTCAACACGCAGACGGGGCAGTGGGGAACGGAGTACCACCCGGAGCAGGACCTGGCGCGCATTCCCGCGCAGGTGCGCACGGTGACGGGCGAGCCCGTGGAGCTGTTCACCATCCGCGTGGAGCCCGACGGCCAGGGCGGCGCGCTGGTGCTGTCGTGGGGCGACATGGAGGTGCGGGCCCCATTCACCGTGGCGCCGTGAGCGACGACACCACTCCCGTGGACGTGGGGCCTACGGAGGACGGGTCGCAGCTCCGCATCCGCTGGAAGGACGGCGCGGTGTCTGACTACCAGCCGCGGTACCTGCGGCTGAGCTGCCCCTGCGCCGGCTGCGTGGACGAGATG carries:
- a CDS encoding DUF2911 domain-containing protein; translated protein: MKLRTILPAALAALLALPAAAQRESGSFIVRLGNDTVAVEQFVRTPRHLSSHLVSRSPRTVLRRIDADLRADGSVERVVMHSQVLNDPAALPQVITVRLGGDSADVRIARGDTVRNLRVATPNGAWPWIGDSYAFAELALRAVRPMRRDSVALPLISPGAPATTTGTFRRLGRDSVTLLAGAGESRIATDAAGRVLGVASPNSTRKVTVERIAATSAYDVAARFAAAERTGRAMGTLSPRDSVVASVGGANVSVAYGRPARRGRQIAGGVVPWGQVWRTGANNATAFRTDRDLVFGGTRIPAGSYTLYSLPSRDNWLLIVNTQTGQWGTEYHPEQDLARIPAQVRTVTGEPVELFTIRVEPDGQGGALVLSWGDMEVRAPFTVAP